A portion of the Microbulbifer agarilyticus genome contains these proteins:
- a CDS encoding error-prone DNA polymerase: MQYAELFCQSNFSFLQGASHPQELVATAYKLGYRALAITDECSMAGVVRAYSELKNLAEQHERPFQLICGSLFRLQEEHQQLVLLAPNRLAYSEICQLISSSRLRAEKGQYQTFLADIIQQCQHALCLWLPPQATQQRTQEKVPLNIPGELKQHFGERLYIALHHHLLPGENQRLQALIAFAKSEQLPLVATNAVLMHNRSRKPLQDVLNANYHNCTLDQLGYRLQQNAERYLRSLPEIAALYPQSAIDNTLRIAEQCTFSLSELQYQYPAEVIAKNKTAGEYLRELVETGIPIRWPQGPAAHIRQQIEIELALIAELKYEHYFLTIYDIVQYARKQHILYQGRGSAANSVVCYCLFITEIDPHKIGLLFERFISRERNEPPDIDVDFEHERREEIIQYIYQKYGRERAGLAATKITYRFKSALRDLGKALGLGAAIIEQLQAERSWWDKLEDFPDQLKKVGIAPNSVAGRMLPKLLEQIYGFPRHLSQHVGGFVITELPLSQLVPIENAAMEDRTIVQWDKEDIEDLKLMKVDILALGMLTALRKALNYMALYGRRMRLQDIPADDPAVYDMMCRADTVGVFQIESRAQMSMLPRLQPRRFYELVIEIAIVRPGPIQGGMVHPYLRRKQKLEPITYPHENLRPVLERTLGVPIFQEQVIKLSMVAAGFSGGQADALRRAMASWGKNGNLMQFREKLIDGMLANGYQHSLAEQLFEQMKGFGSYGFPESHSASFALLAYFSAWIKCHHPAAFYSSLLNSQPMGFYAPAQLVYDAQRHNVKILPLDVNHSGWHHSLSLEKHSLPAIRLGLRLVKGLAEETAEAIETERLEGDFQSQQDFAQRVDIPRAQSAVLAHANCFYSISENRFHSTWQALNSQLEHTAPPQHQPETSQSDNIYSDYQTTGLTLREHPISLLRKQRRFDNLARACDLDALRDGERIKVLGLVTCRQRPGSAAGVLFLTLEDETGVINVVLWKQVQERYRKEILRGKMLLIEGNLQISRDAETQQLSVIHLIGKRLDCLAWKEIQHVRSFH, translated from the coding sequence ATGCAGTACGCCGAACTTTTCTGTCAGAGTAATTTCTCCTTTCTACAGGGCGCCTCTCATCCACAGGAGCTGGTGGCGACCGCGTACAAGCTCGGCTATCGTGCGCTGGCGATTACCGACGAGTGCTCCATGGCGGGCGTGGTACGCGCCTACTCTGAACTGAAAAATCTTGCTGAACAGCACGAGCGTCCGTTCCAGTTAATTTGCGGCAGCCTGTTTCGCCTGCAGGAAGAGCACCAGCAACTGGTGTTACTGGCCCCGAACAGGTTGGCCTATAGTGAAATTTGCCAGTTGATTTCCAGCTCGCGCCTACGTGCGGAGAAAGGCCAGTACCAGACTTTCCTCGCGGACATCATCCAACAATGCCAACACGCCCTGTGCCTGTGGCTTCCGCCACAAGCTACGCAACAACGTACACAAGAAAAAGTACCACTCAATATTCCCGGGGAACTGAAACAGCATTTTGGCGAACGCCTATATATTGCACTGCATCACCATTTACTGCCCGGCGAAAACCAGCGTTTGCAGGCGCTGATTGCCTTTGCCAAATCCGAACAGCTCCCGCTGGTGGCCACTAATGCGGTCCTGATGCACAACCGCAGCCGCAAACCCCTGCAGGATGTACTGAACGCAAATTATCATAACTGCACTCTGGATCAGTTGGGCTATCGCCTGCAACAGAATGCCGAACGCTACCTGCGCAGCCTGCCAGAAATCGCGGCACTTTATCCACAGAGTGCGATTGACAATACCCTGCGCATTGCTGAGCAGTGCACCTTTAGCCTGAGTGAACTGCAATACCAGTATCCCGCGGAGGTGATCGCGAAGAATAAAACTGCCGGTGAATACTTGCGGGAATTGGTGGAAACCGGTATTCCGATCCGCTGGCCTCAAGGGCCTGCAGCGCATATACGCCAGCAAATTGAAATCGAGCTCGCACTGATTGCGGAGCTGAAATACGAGCACTACTTCCTCACTATTTACGACATCGTCCAGTATGCGCGCAAGCAGCATATTCTCTATCAAGGGCGTGGCTCTGCGGCCAACTCGGTGGTGTGCTACTGCCTGTTTATTACGGAAATTGACCCACACAAAATCGGCTTGCTGTTCGAGAGATTCATTTCCCGTGAGCGTAACGAACCACCGGATATCGATGTGGATTTCGAGCATGAACGGCGCGAGGAGATTATCCAGTACATCTACCAGAAATACGGTCGTGAGCGCGCCGGGCTGGCAGCCACCAAAATTACTTACCGCTTCAAAAGCGCCCTGCGTGACCTCGGCAAGGCGCTGGGACTCGGCGCCGCAATCATTGAACAACTACAGGCCGAACGCAGCTGGTGGGACAAGCTGGAGGACTTCCCCGATCAGTTAAAAAAAGTAGGCATTGCACCCAACAGCGTCGCCGGGCGCATGCTGCCCAAGCTGCTGGAACAGATTTATGGCTTCCCGCGTCACCTGTCACAACACGTAGGTGGGTTTGTGATTACCGAGCTACCGCTCAGCCAGCTGGTGCCTATTGAAAACGCGGCCATGGAAGACCGCACCATCGTGCAGTGGGACAAGGAGGACATTGAAGACCTGAAGCTGATGAAAGTCGATATCCTCGCCCTCGGTATGCTCACCGCCCTGCGCAAGGCACTCAACTATATGGCGCTGTATGGACGCCGGATGCGGCTGCAGGATATTCCCGCGGACGATCCGGCGGTGTACGACATGATGTGCCGGGCAGACACGGTGGGTGTTTTTCAGATTGAGTCCCGCGCGCAGATGAGTATGTTACCGCGCCTGCAACCGCGCCGTTTTTACGAACTGGTTATCGAGATCGCCATCGTGCGCCCGGGACCGATCCAGGGCGGCATGGTGCACCCGTATTTGCGCCGCAAACAGAAGCTGGAACCCATCACTTATCCACATGAGAACTTGCGCCCGGTGCTGGAGCGCACCCTGGGAGTACCCATTTTTCAGGAACAGGTCATCAAACTGTCCATGGTTGCCGCAGGTTTCAGCGGCGGCCAGGCAGATGCTCTGCGCCGGGCCATGGCCAGCTGGGGAAAAAACGGCAACCTGATGCAGTTCCGCGAAAAGCTGATCGACGGCATGCTCGCCAATGGTTACCAGCATAGTCTGGCAGAGCAATTATTTGAGCAAATGAAGGGGTTTGGCTCCTACGGGTTTCCGGAATCCCACTCCGCCAGCTTTGCCCTGCTCGCCTATTTCTCCGCGTGGATTAAATGCCACCACCCCGCGGCCTTTTACAGTAGCCTGCTGAACAGCCAGCCGATGGGCTTTTATGCCCCCGCCCAGCTGGTGTACGACGCTCAACGTCACAATGTAAAAATACTGCCACTGGATGTGAACCACAGTGGATGGCATCACAGCCTGTCGTTGGAAAAACATTCTTTACCAGCCATTCGCCTTGGCCTACGGTTGGTAAAAGGACTGGCCGAGGAAACCGCCGAAGCCATTGAGACCGAAAGGCTGGAAGGCGACTTTCAATCACAGCAGGACTTTGCCCAGCGGGTGGATATCCCTCGCGCGCAGAGCGCCGTTTTGGCGCACGCCAACTGCTTCTACAGTATTTCGGAAAACCGTTTCCACAGTACCTGGCAGGCATTAAACAGTCAGTTGGAGCATACCGCACCGCCACAACACCAGCCGGAAACCAGCCAATCGGACAATATCTACAGCGATTATCAAACCACCGGCCTGACTCTGCGCGAGCATCCGATTTCCTTATTGCGCAAGCAACGCCGCTTTGACAACCTGGCCCGCGCCTGCGATCTGGATGCGCTCAGAGATGGTGAAAGAATCAAGGTGCTCGGCCTGGTCACCTGCCGCCAGCGCCCGGGTAGCGCCGCAGGGGTACTGTTCCTCACACTGGAGGACGAGACCGGGGTAATCAATGTGGTGCTATGGAAGCAGGTACAGGAGCGTTATCGCAAGGAGATCCTGCGCGGCAAGATGCTATTGATTGAAGGCAATCTACAGATCAGCCGGGACGCCGAGACCCAACAACTCTCGGTCATCCATCTGATTGGAAAAAGGCTCGACTGTCTGGCCTGGAAAGAAATACAGCACGTGCGGAGTTTTCACTAA
- a CDS encoding Y-family DNA polymerase produces the protein MLWLCIQLPKLPLEALTRAHRAGDSTPLAVAQSSLIIEANQAANKQNVEPGLSIATACAYCADLQLLERDAEREEQLLQQLAQWAYSFTPVVSPRSAEREHNQPDNHFACLYLEISGCLKAHQGLRPLLQQLGKELRKMRISHFMGLGHSPSAAHLLSQLPEHRQWLVETKHAPTPQQWRQWISFAPSKLLDCNHKAIAKLYASGIKRVSQLLAIPLSEVGSRFGRNFISYLAQLNGTRPDPVPSFEPPAEFHNELFFPSPLDNSEQLLFPAGRLIRELCRQLQRRQLYSQQLCWVLDYGSRGQQQVNVEVSRPLLDPQRLIALTKLQFERVELKEPVQALTLKCQQLQPIENQNLREDFFDEGSKLNESYQLIDKLKARLGHQALSGVTLKESYLPEQAWQNADSLTLQSKAKGHHLTPVRAPRPNWLLPRPDRIQQRDHKLFYDGELHLLQGPERIDGYWWQQRRHARDYYIARGSHGSLYWVFQDLTSESWFLHGVYS, from the coding sequence ATGCTCTGGCTTTGTATCCAGCTCCCCAAGCTTCCCCTTGAAGCACTGACTCGTGCACACCGTGCCGGGGACAGCACACCCCTGGCAGTGGCTCAGAGCAGTTTGATTATTGAGGCCAACCAGGCTGCCAATAAACAGAATGTGGAACCCGGGCTCAGCATTGCTACCGCCTGTGCTTACTGTGCAGACTTGCAACTACTGGAGCGGGATGCGGAGCGGGAAGAACAACTACTACAGCAATTGGCGCAATGGGCCTACAGTTTTACCCCGGTGGTCTCCCCGCGCAGCGCCGAGCGGGAACACAACCAGCCGGATAACCATTTTGCCTGCCTGTACCTGGAAATCAGTGGCTGCCTCAAGGCACATCAGGGCCTGCGTCCACTGCTGCAACAGTTAGGCAAAGAGCTGCGCAAAATGCGCATAAGCCACTTTATGGGCCTGGGGCACAGTCCCAGTGCGGCGCACTTGTTGAGTCAGCTGCCCGAACACCGCCAGTGGTTGGTGGAAACCAAACACGCCCCGACCCCACAGCAGTGGCGCCAGTGGATCAGTTTCGCACCCAGTAAATTGCTCGACTGCAACCACAAGGCCATAGCCAAATTGTATGCCTCGGGTATCAAGCGGGTCAGCCAGTTGCTGGCCATTCCGCTGTCGGAAGTGGGCAGCCGCTTCGGGCGCAACTTCATCAGCTACCTGGCGCAACTGAACGGCACCCGCCCAGACCCGGTGCCCAGTTTTGAACCGCCGGCGGAGTTTCACAACGAGCTGTTTTTCCCCAGCCCACTGGATAACAGCGAGCAACTGCTCTTCCCCGCCGGCCGCCTGATACGTGAGCTCTGCCGGCAACTGCAGCGCCGCCAACTATACAGCCAGCAACTTTGCTGGGTGCTGGATTACGGCAGCCGCGGCCAGCAGCAGGTCAATGTGGAGGTATCCCGCCCACTGCTCGACCCACAACGCCTGATCGCACTGACCAAGCTGCAGTTTGAACGGGTGGAATTGAAAGAACCGGTGCAGGCATTGACGCTCAAATGCCAGCAGCTGCAACCTATTGAAAACCAGAACCTGCGCGAAGACTTCTTCGACGAAGGCAGCAAGCTCAACGAAAGTTACCAGCTCATCGATAAGCTCAAGGCGCGCCTTGGGCATCAGGCACTCTCCGGTGTCACCCTCAAAGAGAGCTATCTGCCGGAGCAGGCCTGGCAAAATGCCGACAGCCTCACCTTGCAGAGCAAGGCCAAGGGTCATCACCTCACCCCGGTCCGGGCGCCCCGCCCCAACTGGTTGCTGCCAAGGCCGGACCGTATCCAGCAGCGCGATCACAAACTGTTTTACGATGGCGAGCTGCATTTACTACAGGGCCCGGAACGTATCGATGGCTACTGGTGGCAACAGCGCCGCCACGCTCGCGACTATTACATCGCCCGTGGCAGCCACGGCAGCCTCTACTGGGTCTTCCAGGACCTGACCTCAGAAAGCTGGTTTCTGCACGGGGTTTATTCCTGA
- the imuA gene encoding translesion DNA synthesis-associated protein ImuA produces MNSAENFLQNKQLAEQANNEPLPPGQEQAQPLQQLLTRPDIWQLASGQGRSRTGISTGYRGLDALLTGHGWPRAASTELLIDKAGIGEMSLILPTLAELTRQGQMVILVNPPLIPYAPALVQAGVQLEKLLVLHPRGQRDQLWAAEQSLQSGACGALIQWQGKETPADKDLRRLQVAARDGDCLHFHFRPGSCVKTPSPAALRLQLKSDGEQLALHLFKQLSGKSGQRVHLARNPDLVRHDQPLH; encoded by the coding sequence GTGAACAGCGCCGAAAACTTTTTGCAAAACAAGCAGTTAGCTGAACAGGCCAACAACGAGCCTCTACCCCCAGGGCAAGAGCAGGCCCAGCCATTGCAGCAGTTGCTGACGCGCCCGGACATCTGGCAACTGGCCAGTGGCCAGGGCCGCAGCCGCACCGGTATCAGTACCGGCTACCGCGGGCTGGATGCGCTGCTCACTGGGCACGGCTGGCCGCGCGCCGCCTCCACCGAACTACTGATCGACAAGGCGGGTATCGGTGAGATGTCGCTGATCCTACCAACTTTGGCCGAGCTCACCCGCCAGGGGCAGATGGTGATCCTGGTGAACCCACCGCTGATTCCCTACGCTCCGGCGCTGGTGCAGGCGGGAGTACAGCTGGAGAAGCTGTTGGTTCTGCACCCCCGGGGCCAGCGGGACCAGCTGTGGGCAGCAGAACAGTCCCTGCAATCCGGTGCCTGCGGTGCGCTGATCCAGTGGCAAGGCAAGGAAACCCCGGCAGATAAAGACCTGCGTCGCCTGCAAGTCGCCGCCCGCGATGGCGATTGCCTGCATTTCCACTTCCGCCCCGGCTCCTGTGTAAAAACACCGTCGCCGGCGGCCCTGCGCCTGCAACTGAAGAGCGATGGCGAGCAACTGGCGCTGCACCTGTTCAAACAGCTAAGCGGCAAGTCCGGCCAGCGTGTGCATCTGGCGCGCAACCCGGATCTGGTGCGCCACGATCAGCCACTGCACTGA
- the dcd gene encoding dCTP deaminase codes for MSIKSDKWIRRMAENEGMIEPFEPGQVRHGASGDRLISYGTSSYGYDVRCASEFKIFTNVHSATVDPKAFDEDSFVDVEGEYCVIPPNSFALARTVEYFRIPRSVLTVCLGKSTYARCGIIVNVTPLEPEWEGHVTLEFSNTTNLPAKIYANEGVAQMLFFESDEICDVSYKDRGGKYQGQRGVTLPKT; via the coding sequence GTGAGTATCAAATCCGATAAGTGGATTCGTCGTATGGCTGAAAATGAGGGCATGATCGAGCCCTTCGAGCCGGGCCAGGTGCGCCACGGGGCCTCCGGCGACCGCCTGATCTCTTACGGCACCTCGAGCTACGGCTACGATGTACGCTGTGCCAGTGAGTTCAAGATCTTCACCAACGTGCACTCCGCCACCGTGGACCCCAAGGCCTTTGATGAAGACAGCTTCGTCGACGTCGAGGGTGAATACTGTGTGATCCCGCCCAATTCCTTCGCGCTGGCGCGTACCGTAGAGTACTTCCGCATCCCACGCTCGGTATTGACCGTGTGCCTGGGCAAGTCCACCTATGCGCGCTGCGGCATTATTGTGAACGTGACCCCGCTGGAACCCGAGTGGGAAGGGCACGTAACTCTGGAATTCTCCAACACCACCAACCTGCCGGCGAAGATCTACGCTAATGAAGGCGTGGCGCAGATGCTGTTCTTCGAGTCTGATGAAATCTGCGATGTTTCCTACAAGGATCGCGGTGGTAAATACCAGGGCCAGCGCGGCGTAACCCTGCCGAAGACCTGA
- a CDS encoding NAD(P)/FAD-dependent oxidoreductase, translating to MTDLPTQADVLIIGAGAAGLMCASVAGKRGRSVLVLDHANKVGKKILMSGGGRCNFTNLYTAPDNFYSENPHFCKSALARYTQWDFIALVEKHGIPYHEKTLGQLFCDNKSRDIVDLLLAECREAKAQIRTRCDIQRIEPLEPQGFAVHTSLGKVLCTSLVIATGGLSIPTMGATGYGYEVARQFGHNIIPTRAALVPFTLNQRALNRQQELPGTSLAVTASCAQGAFQEQMLFTHKGLSGPAVLQVSSHWKEGMPVTFDLAPGLDLSDWLAEQRSNKPETSLHTALAELWSKKLVQFFLHRNGLQTKPLKQYTDSELRTVAEKLQIWTLTPEGTEGYRTAEVTLGGVDTNEVSSRSMESMKQPGLYFIGEVLDVTGWLGGFNFQWAWASAHAAGGLV from the coding sequence ATGACAGACCTCCCCACCCAGGCCGATGTACTGATCATCGGCGCCGGCGCCGCCGGCCTGATGTGTGCCTCGGTGGCGGGCAAGCGTGGCCGCAGCGTATTGGTGCTGGACCACGCCAATAAAGTCGGCAAGAAAATCCTGATGTCCGGCGGCGGCCGCTGCAACTTCACCAACCTGTACACGGCGCCAGACAACTTCTACAGCGAAAACCCGCACTTCTGTAAATCCGCACTGGCCCGCTATACCCAGTGGGACTTCATCGCGCTGGTGGAAAAGCACGGTATTCCCTACCACGAGAAAACCCTCGGCCAGCTGTTCTGCGATAACAAGTCCCGGGATATTGTCGACCTGCTGTTGGCAGAGTGCCGCGAAGCCAAAGCGCAGATCCGTACCCGCTGCGATATCCAGCGAATCGAACCCCTCGAGCCACAGGGCTTTGCCGTGCACACCTCCTTGGGCAAGGTGCTTTGTACCTCGCTCGTGATTGCCACCGGTGGCCTGTCTATTCCCACCATGGGTGCTACTGGCTATGGCTACGAGGTGGCACGCCAGTTTGGCCACAATATTATTCCTACCCGTGCCGCACTAGTGCCCTTTACCCTGAATCAGCGCGCGTTAAACCGGCAACAGGAGTTACCGGGTACATCACTCGCAGTAACCGCCAGTTGTGCACAGGGTGCCTTTCAGGAACAGATGTTGTTTACCCACAAGGGGTTGAGTGGCCCAGCCGTACTCCAGGTTTCCAGCCACTGGAAAGAGGGTATGCCGGTAACCTTTGATTTGGCTCCGGGACTGGATTTGTCAGATTGGCTGGCTGAGCAACGCAGCAACAAGCCGGAGACCTCCCTGCATACAGCACTGGCGGAACTGTGGAGTAAAAAACTAGTGCAGTTTTTCCTGCACAGAAACGGCCTGCAAACGAAGCCACTCAAGCAATACACCGATAGCGAACTGCGCACGGTGGCAGAAAAGCTGCAAATTTGGACGCTAACACCAGAAGGTACAGAAGGGTACCGTACTGCAGAAGTCACCCTCGGTGGTGTAGATACCAATGAAGTGTCATCCCGCAGTATGGAAAGCATGAAGCAGCCGGGGTTGTATTTTATTGGGGAAGTGCTGGATGTAACTGGCTGGCTCGGTGGGTTTAACTTCCAATGGGCCTGGGCTTCCGCACACGCCGCAGGTGGTTTGGTTTAA